The following is a genomic window from Burkholderia oklahomensis C6786.
CGAGAATTTCGCGAGCCGCTTGAAGCCGTCGAGCGCGCGCGGCATGCGCTTCTCGACGTGCGCCTTCGTGCCGTCGCTGACCTTGCCGCCGAAGAACGCCTCCGGAAACAGCTCGCGCACGTTCCATTCGAGATACAGCTCGAGCACCGTCGTGATCTCGCGTGCCTTCGCCGCCGCGAACGGATCGGCCGGGAAGAGGCGCTTGCCGGGATGGGTCGCGGCGAGATATTCGACGATCGCCTGCGATTCGCTGATCGCGCCGTGCTCGGTCAGCAGATACGGCACCTTGCCGAGCGGCGTGTCGGCGAACAGTGAGGGATCGTCGATCGGCAGCTTGACGAGCGTTTCCTCGAACGGAATGTCGTGCTCGAGCAGTACGAACTTGACCTTGTTGTAATAGTTGGACAGCGGTAAGCCACAGAGCCGAAGCATCGAAGTCTCCTTCGTCATGGGAAAAGGGCCGCGCGCGATGTGTCCCGCACGTCGGTCGGCGTGACGCCGAAAAGCACGTTCATGCTAGTCTAAAGCAACTTCGAAGCGCGTCGCGGCGTTCGCGCCGCGGCACGTTTCGAGCACCGCCTCAAAAATGCCGGCCAAGCCGGCCGGGACGGCGCCCGCGCCGCGCGACGCATGCACGCGGCGCGCCGTTCCCGACGCCTATCGCATTCAAGGAGACTCACCGCATGAGCGCAGAACTGCTCGCGTCGCGCCCGCCCGAAAGCGAATCGACGCTCGTCCTCACGCTGTCCAACCCCGGCGCGCGCAACGCGCTGCATCCCGACATGTACGCCGCCGGCCTCGAAGCGCTCAACACGGCCGAGCGCGATCCGTCGATCCGCGCGGTCGTGCTGACGGGCGCGGACCGCTTCTTCTGCGC
Proteins encoded in this region:
- a CDS encoding glutathione S-transferase — protein: MLRLCGLPLSNYYNKVKFVLLEHDIPFEETLVKLPIDDPSLFADTPLGKVPYLLTEHGAISESQAIVEYLAATHPGKRLFPADPFAAAKAREITTVLELYLEWNVRELFPEAFFGGKVSDGTKAHVEKRMPRALDGFKRLAKFSPYVLGDTFGIADVAAFIHLPVVALATKAVYGRDFLADAGIDWKSYVKRIEEERPAARRVSEERKAFIAGLAKPS